The DNA window CCCCCAAGCTGCGTGTCTCCGCTTGTCGCCTTTACCTCGAATACCCCTTTCCCGAATTCCATAATGGTTACGTCAAGGGTGCCTCCTCCGAAGTCGTATACCAGTATCTTCATCTCCCTTTCGGACTTGTTGATCCCGTAGGCTAGCGCTGCGGCTGTAGGCTCGTTCACAAGCCTCAATACCTCAAGCCCGGCGATTTCCCCCGCATCCTTTGTCGCCTGCCTTTGGTTGTCGTTGAAATATGCTGGTACTGTTATTACCGCCTTCTTTACCTCCTCCCCAAGATATGCCTCTACGTCATGCTTTATCTTCTGGAGTATCATCGCGGACAATTCCTGCGGGGTATACTCCTTGCCGAATATCTTGTACTTGTAATCAGTTCCCATCTTTCGCTTGAATGCGGTTACGGTGCCCTCGGGATTAGCAACAGCCTGCCTTCTGGCAGGCTCTCCGACAAGCCTCTGGCCGTCCTTTGTGAACGCGACATAGCTGGGAAAAGCCTTGCCGTACAGCGACACTCCCTCAAGGCTTGGTATGATTGTCGGCTTGCCGCCTTCCAGTACTGCGGCAGCAGAATTTGATGTTCCAAGATCTATTCCTATGATTTTCATTTTTTTCACCTTTTAAGCAGCAAATCTATTCGCTTTTCTTTTCAGTTTCGTCTCCGTGCTTTGCTATTATCACCGAGGCGGGCCTTAGCAGCCTGTCCTTGAACATGTAACCCTTCTTTATTATCTCGAGTATGGTGCCGTCCTTACTTTCGCTCTGCCTCACCATTACTATCTCGTGCTTGTACGGATCGTATAAGCCGTCTGTTCCTACCTCTGAAAGGCCCTCCTTCTTCAACAAGCCCACAAGATTTGTATACAGCATCTCTATCCCCTTGGCGATATTCTTGTCCTCGCTGTCGCTTATTGCAAGTATCGCCAGCTCGAACTCATCAACTATGGGAAGTATGTCCTTCATCAGGGCGGCCTTTCCCATGCTTTCCGCGTTCTCCAGCTCCTTCTTTGTCCTCTTCTTGTAGTTGTCGAACTCCGCGGCGAGCCTGAGCATGCGCTCCCTCAATTCGGAATAATCCCCATGGTTTTTTTCACCGTGCCCTGGTTCCTCCTCTTCACTGTCCTCTTTATGCTCGTTTGTTTCAGCATGCTCCTTTGCCATAACATCACTTTTGCCTTGCCTGCCTTCTATGTCCTTTCTGCCTTTTGTCCATTGCAACTTCCATGAGCTTGTCGAATTCCCCGGCCATGTCAAGCATGCGCTGCATCTCGCGGTTTATGTCGTATTCTATCTCCTCTATGGCCTTGCGCATCTCCGAAGCCCTTAGATAGTACTTCCTGCCCTTCTTCACGAGCAAACCGGCATCCCTGAACCTGTTGAGATGGTATATAACTGTGCTTCTAGCTAACTGCGTGTTGAGCCTGAGCTCTGAGCTTGACAATCCCTTGTTGCTGCTGTAAGCCGCTTCAGTGAAGTTCCTGAGTATCTGCTCCTCAATGGAATTGGGCTCGCCGTCGCTTGAAAGCCCGAAGACATCGCAGAACCATTTCAGTATCTTTTCGGGATCGTTAAAATCAGGCCTTTCTATGAACTTGATGACTATACGCTCCATCGTTATATATTATGTGCCGATATGTTTAAATAATCTTCGTTTTATATGAATATTAATTGATATATCAATTTTTTATTGACATTTGGCAATAGAAGGAAATAAGGCCCGGGCAGCAGTCAATCCGAGGAAAGCCTTGATATGGCAATCCTCTCCAGTATGGCCGTGTCCAGATTTTTTTTACCTGTAAATTCTATTTTGTATTTTTTGATTGTCTTTTTTAGGTGGTCCTGGCCTGGTTTGAACTCATGAATGCTTTTCAGGGCCGGGACAATCCTGCTATACAGCACAATGCTGTTTGAGAATATTATGAAATCCGAGCTGCTCTTGGCACCGCACAACTCTATTGCCCTGTCTATCTGGTCCGTCATTCCAGCAAACAGGAGCATCTCGATGGCCATGCTGCCGCTCTTGTTTGTTTTGCTCTTGAATGCCAAGAACGCATTTGCGTAGGCCCCGGCCAGATGCGCCTTGTTTATTATTGATCCGGTATCGAATATCTGCACGAACTTCTTGTTTCCGTTCAGCTTTTTAATTACGGGGAGGAACTCATCCAACTTTGATATGGATGACGCTCTTTTCATGATAAGAGAATCAAGTTTAAGCGCCTTGAGCTCCATTCAAGCACTCTTGGCATTCTACCATTTCCTTACGCCTTCAGTATCGTATTTTTTGTACGGAAGGATCTTGGCACTCTTATTCGGTATTTTACCATTTCCCTTGTACTTCTTCGCTATTTCCATTATGTTGTTGCATGTTACAGGGTCGTTATGCAGAAGCTCCACAAGATAGCCCCTTATTTTTGTCTTTTCCGCATTCTCCCCGTCAACGAACCTCTTACCCAGGAATATCATGCTCCTTTCCCTTGCCTTGTCATCGCCTGAAAGATGCTTGTAGGCCTTTTCTATATCGCGTAAGCTTTTCTTTAAAAGTACTGCTTTTTTTCGCTCCTCGTACTCCTCTGATTTTTCCTTCGATGGTGCTGTTGTGACCGTTCCCATTTATATCACATCCATATTTTGCATTTACTTAGTGAATTGCCAGATATAAATATGTTTACTTTCCATATAAATGATTTCC is part of the Candidatus Micrarchaeota archaeon genome and encodes:
- a CDS encoding winged helix-turn-helix transcriptional regulator; this encodes MERIVIKFIERPDFNDPEKILKWFCDVFGLSSDGEPNSIEEQILRNFTEAAYSSNKGLSSSELRLNTQLARSTVIYHLNRFRDAGLLVKKGRKYYLRASEMRKAIEEIEYDINREMQRMLDMAGEFDKLMEVAMDKRQKGHRRQARQK
- a CDS encoding nucleotide exchange factor GrpE codes for the protein MAKEHAETNEHKEDSEEEEPGHGEKNHGDYSELRERMLRLAAEFDNYKKRTKKELENAESMGKAALMKDILPIVDEFELAILAISDSEDKNIAKGIEMLYTNLVGLLKKEGLSEVGTDGLYDPYKHEIVMVRQSESKDGTILEIIKKGYMFKDRLLRPASVIIAKHGDETEKKSE